One Alkalinema sp. FACHB-956 genomic region harbors:
- a CDS encoding phycobiliprotein lyase, which yields MLSFQAFFAACAGRWVTERTYHYFADNEIERSHTEFQANPLDDLTKQKLLKTVLSDQAQNDAPHACPGFSIHFDTLSEKGDRVEMSLKALFVPETLLNTDQLPGELPIPVVAATADQDASIIRGFYLRDEGYSEGGSIAGRFTYQPSRQILEMTTFYRKSVAVDQMRFISPETRLRTIVTYRRPTTAVPPSEILLVGFGVEHKQPLPAG from the coding sequence ATGCTGAGTTTTCAAGCGTTTTTTGCAGCCTGTGCAGGGCGTTGGGTCACAGAGCGTACCTATCATTATTTTGCGGACAATGAAATCGAGCGATCGCACACTGAGTTCCAAGCCAACCCTCTCGATGATTTAACCAAGCAGAAATTATTGAAAACCGTTTTGTCGGATCAGGCTCAAAATGATGCTCCCCACGCCTGTCCAGGATTTTCCATCCACTTTGATACCTTGTCTGAAAAGGGCGATCGGGTGGAGATGAGTCTCAAAGCTCTATTTGTCCCAGAAACGCTCCTCAATACCGATCAACTTCCGGGTGAGTTACCGATCCCAGTGGTAGCGGCCACCGCAGACCAGGATGCCTCGATTATTCGCGGCTTCTACCTTCGGGATGAAGGCTATTCCGAAGGGGGATCGATCGCGGGGCGCTTCACCTACCAACCCAGCCGCCAGATTTTGGAAATGACGACGTTCTATCGGAAATCGGTTGCAGTGGATCAGATGCGCTTCATCAGCCCGGAGACTCGGTTGCGCACGATCGTCACCTATCGACGGCCCACCACAGCGGTTCCCCCGTCGGAGATTCTTTTAGTGGGCTTTGGTGTGGAACATAAACAACCGCTCCCAGCGGGGTGA
- a CDS encoding extracellular solute-binding protein, with the protein MDRRTFLSSTTALALGTVLSGCQSTQQSALRIRLLRGSVPALLTKEFRQQFGQGNSIHLDVRPEAQLQDLFDLLQRWKRQATGEIPTPKPIVPLPIPWIGTSPNQQAANLISLGDPWLAVAIRQKLIQPIVVDGWKNAAPEAWNAWNSLPSLFQDLVRRNDDGMNEGNRQIWAIPYRWGSLAIVYRKDLLAQKGITPPTDWADLWRSEFQGHLSLPDQPREVIGLVLKKLGQSCNPVDLQKIPNLRSELQGLQNNVKFYSSQHYLQALILGDTWIAVGSSSEMMTQLRRNPNLAAVFPASGTVLWADLWVQPALAQPAPANSNVDRLIAQWTTLGLQAKLAPQFTLISQGTSPSLLTLNPDDLPEALRRNPLLYPDRDRFSKSEFLQPLSPATAEQYRQMWESIRKDR; encoded by the coding sequence ATGGATCGTCGAACTTTTCTGTCGAGCACGACTGCCCTAGCGCTGGGCACGGTTCTGAGTGGCTGCCAGTCAACGCAACAATCCGCTTTGCGCATTCGGCTTCTGCGGGGCTCGGTGCCTGCATTACTGACCAAAGAGTTTCGCCAGCAGTTCGGCCAAGGGAATTCGATCCATTTGGATGTCCGACCAGAGGCACAGTTGCAGGATCTATTTGATCTCCTCCAACGCTGGAAGCGCCAAGCTACGGGCGAAATCCCGACTCCGAAGCCGATCGTGCCGTTGCCGATTCCTTGGATTGGGACGTCCCCCAACCAGCAGGCCGCTAATTTAATCAGCTTAGGGGATCCTTGGCTCGCCGTGGCCATTCGGCAAAAATTGATTCAACCGATCGTGGTGGACGGTTGGAAAAATGCTGCACCTGAAGCCTGGAATGCTTGGAACAGCTTACCCAGCCTCTTCCAGGATCTGGTGCGGCGTAACGATGACGGGATGAATGAAGGCAATCGGCAAATCTGGGCCATTCCCTACCGTTGGGGGAGTTTGGCGATCGTCTATCGCAAGGATCTGCTAGCACAAAAAGGCATTACCCCCCCGACGGATTGGGCCGATCTGTGGCGATCGGAGTTTCAGGGACACCTCTCCCTCCCGGATCAGCCCCGCGAGGTCATTGGCCTAGTTTTGAAAAAACTGGGGCAATCCTGTAATCCCGTTGATCTCCAGAAAATTCCTAATCTCAGGTCAGAATTGCAAGGGCTACAAAATAATGTCAAGTTTTATAGTTCTCAGCACTATCTACAGGCGTTAATCCTAGGCGATACCTGGATTGCGGTAGGTTCCTCTAGCGAAATGATGACCCAACTGCGCCGTAATCCCAACCTTGCCGCTGTTTTTCCGGCCTCTGGTACGGTGCTCTGGGCCGATCTTTGGGTACAACCTGCTCTAGCCCAGCCAGCCCCGGCCAATTCCAATGTCGATCGCCTCATTGCCCAATGGACGACTTTGGGGTTACAAGCAAAACTGGCCCCCCAGTTCACGTTGATCAGTCAAGGTACTTCCCCCAGTTTGCTGACCCTGAACCCGGACGATCTCCCAGAAGCGCTGCGGCGGAATCCATTGCTATACCCCGATCGCGATCGGTTTAGCAAAAGTGAATTTCTCCAGCCCCTCTCTCCTGCTACGGCTGAGCAATACCGCCAGATGTGGGAATCGATCCGAAAAGACCGTTAG
- a CDS encoding aldo/keto reductase: MQYRRFGKTQLQMSVASLGTMRCLASQAVMEQTVQTAIAAGINHLETAQGYGSSERFLGQALQQGNWPRSDLILTTKLTPTPDAAAMERALDQSLERLQTDYLDCLAIHGINTVTHLDWIRSATGCMQAVQRAIADGRVRHVGFSTHGSLEVILGAIGTEQFSFVNLHYGLFFQRNRAAIAQAQAQDMGVFIISPGDKGGMLYTPPETLKQLCQPWSPLAANYGFLLTDPRITTLSLGPANPQELQAALEQLDIATGEQDGALGHPPTIAPTLATTIAQRLESHQQQALGDDRCSQCYKCLPCPEEINIPEVLRLRNLAVAYDMQQFGEYRYGMFENAGHWFPGKKASRCTDCGDCLPRCPEQLEIPKLLRETHDRLAGKPRRRLWGD, encoded by the coding sequence ATGCAGTATCGTCGGTTTGGCAAAACTCAGCTTCAGATGTCCGTAGCCTCCCTAGGCACGATGCGGTGTTTAGCGTCGCAAGCGGTGATGGAGCAAACGGTGCAGACCGCGATCGCGGCGGGGATCAATCATCTGGAAACGGCCCAAGGCTATGGCAGCAGTGAGCGCTTTCTGGGACAAGCCTTGCAACAGGGAAACTGGCCGCGATCGGACTTGATTTTGACCACCAAACTCACGCCCACTCCAGATGCAGCGGCCATGGAACGGGCCCTTGATCAATCCCTAGAAAGACTGCAAACCGACTACCTCGACTGTTTAGCGATCCATGGGATCAATACCGTAACCCACCTCGACTGGATTCGGTCTGCAACGGGTTGTATGCAGGCGGTGCAGCGGGCGATCGCCGATGGACGAGTGCGACATGTCGGTTTTTCAACCCATGGATCCTTAGAGGTGATTCTGGGGGCGATCGGGACGGAGCAATTCTCCTTTGTAAATTTGCACTATGGCCTCTTTTTCCAACGGAACCGGGCGGCGATCGCCCAAGCCCAAGCGCAGGACATGGGGGTATTTATTATTTCTCCTGGAGATAAAGGTGGAATGCTCTACACCCCTCCGGAGACCCTCAAGCAGCTTTGCCAGCCTTGGTCACCCTTGGCGGCGAACTATGGCTTTTTACTCACGGATCCTAGAATTACGACCCTGAGCCTAGGCCCTGCCAATCCCCAGGAACTTCAGGCAGCTCTGGAACAATTAGACATTGCAACGGGAGAGCAGGATGGAGCCCTAGGCCATCCCCCAACAATCGCTCCCACCCTTGCCACCACGATCGCCCAGCGACTAGAAAGCCATCAACAACAAGCCTTAGGGGACGATCGCTGTAGCCAATGCTATAAATGCTTACCCTGTCCTGAGGAGATCAATATTCCCGAAGTGTTGCGATTACGGAACCTGGCTGTAGCCTATGACATGCAGCAGTTTGGCGAATATCGCTATGGCATGTTTGAAAATGCAGGGCATTGGTTCCCTGGCAAAAAAGCGAGTCGTTGCACCGATTGTGGGGATTGTTTGCCACGCTGTCCCGAACAGCTCGAAATTCCTAAATTACTGCGCGAGACCCACGATCGCTTAGCCGGTAAACCCCGCCGCAGACTCTGGGGCGACTAA
- the infB gene encoding translation initiation factor IF-2: protein MNNGKVRIYELSKELNLENKDILAICDQLQIAYKSHSSTITEAEAEGIRSAAQQYSSTQVNPSTASPVRKSSAPTVKPRNNTPLNSQKKQQILEIRRPVTRSDASGSEKPELLGPPALQTSLTSEATIAGMPTELEPSDRVAIAAPTADAPLTVKPASSRGDQGELNATEPIAPVVPAKPLHPSKAEPSQSADHPVAEDAAKSIEVKPAAVKPAEAKPTEAKPTEAKSAEAKPVVAAKPPTLNAGPVGGTTTASKPEASKPEASKADAVKSESPSKSNSGPKPEAPAKPATPARPVLNSKPILKTKAASSGEKAAPASPGKPSGDGKRSGDRRPAAPSKAPIAPANKPQIVELKRPKPIAPTEEGAAEEPTREQPVLKGRPSRNATPEKEAGSTVELLAKPTPPKARRKVWEDEDEESAEKAKVGPKAKRRGPRIEEDDDEDFDLLDDDDSAVTPAQVSLSLARPPKPKSASAAKPVATSTPTSQPKRRQFTRRDRRDQNSSKVEKPEIITLTGGVTVQELAQMMAVSDTEIIRNLFMKGIAATVTQTLDVSTATMVAEEMGVLVDQAEKESEAKKVIEMISEEDLENLQRRPPVVTIMGHVDHGKTTLLDSIRKTKVAAGEAGGITQHIGAYHVDVEHNGEMQQVVFLDTPGHEAFTAMRARGARVTDVAILVVAADDGVRPQTIEAISHAKAAGVPIVVAINKVDKEEAQPDRVKQELTEFELVPEEWGGSTVMVPVSAMTGQNLDTLLEMILLVSEVEDLHANPNRLAKGTVIEANLDKAKGPVATLLVQNGTLHVGDIIVAGSALGKVRAMVDDRGRRVKEASPSFAVEVLGLGDVPAAGDEFEVYKDEKEARAVADSRAEAKRQSRLMAAMSSRRVSLNTLSSKAQEGELKELNIVMKADVQGSVEAILGSLKQLPQNEVQVRVLFAAPGEISETDVDLAAASEAVLIGFNTTLATGARQAADRAGVDVREYNIIYNLLDDIQAAMEGLLEPELVEEPLGQVEVRAVFPVGKGAVAGCYIQSGKAIRNCKIRVKRRGNLIFEGNLDSLKRMKEDTKEVNAGYECGIGIDNFNAWEEGDIIETFRMVTKRRTLTPSR from the coding sequence ATGAACAACGGAAAAGTGAGAATTTACGAACTATCAAAGGAACTAAACTTAGAGAACAAAGACATTTTGGCGATTTGTGATCAATTGCAGATTGCATACAAGAGCCACAGTAGTACGATTACAGAAGCAGAGGCAGAAGGCATTCGCAGCGCAGCGCAGCAATATTCATCCACTCAGGTCAATCCCTCGACAGCGTCTCCTGTCCGTAAATCCAGTGCGCCCACCGTTAAACCTAGGAACAACACGCCCTTGAATAGTCAGAAAAAGCAACAAATTTTGGAAATTCGTCGCCCTGTTACGCGGTCTGACGCTTCTGGTAGTGAGAAGCCTGAACTGCTAGGGCCACCCGCCTTGCAAACTTCCCTGACCTCGGAAGCCACGATTGCAGGGATGCCAACGGAGCTAGAACCTTCCGATCGAGTTGCCATCGCTGCACCAACGGCGGATGCACCTCTTACGGTCAAGCCTGCGTCTTCTCGAGGAGATCAGGGGGAACTCAATGCGACTGAACCAATTGCTCCAGTCGTCCCGGCCAAGCCACTGCACCCTTCCAAGGCAGAGCCTAGCCAGTCGGCTGATCATCCCGTGGCTGAGGATGCAGCTAAGTCCATAGAAGTCAAACCGGCGGCAGTCAAGCCAGCAGAAGCGAAGCCAACAGAAGCGAAGCCGACAGAAGCAAAGTCAGCAGAAGCAAAGCCTGTAGTTGCAGCAAAACCCCCAACGCTGAACGCAGGCCCGGTGGGTGGTACCACCACTGCTAGCAAGCCAGAGGCTAGCAAACCGGAGGCTAGTAAGGCAGATGCGGTTAAATCGGAGAGTCCGAGTAAATCCAACAGTGGCCCCAAGCCAGAAGCCCCTGCTAAACCGGCTACTCCTGCACGGCCTGTGCTGAACAGCAAACCCATTCTCAAAACCAAGGCAGCTAGCAGTGGGGAAAAGGCAGCCCCTGCCTCCCCCGGTAAGCCTTCTGGGGATGGGAAACGATCGGGAGATCGCCGTCCCGCAGCACCGAGCAAAGCACCGATCGCCCCTGCTAATAAACCGCAGATTGTTGAACTCAAACGGCCCAAGCCGATCGCACCTACTGAAGAGGGAGCGGCAGAAGAACCCACAAGAGAGCAACCTGTTCTAAAAGGTCGGCCCAGCCGCAATGCAACTCCCGAAAAAGAAGCGGGATCCACCGTTGAACTACTCGCGAAGCCAACTCCCCCCAAGGCTCGACGGAAGGTGTGGGAGGACGAGGACGAAGAAAGCGCAGAAAAGGCTAAGGTTGGGCCAAAAGCCAAGCGTCGCGGGCCTCGCATTGAAGAAGATGATGATGAAGACTTTGATCTGCTAGACGACGATGATTCCGCCGTCACCCCCGCGCAGGTCAGTCTGTCCTTGGCACGACCTCCCAAGCCGAAGTCTGCCAGTGCAGCGAAGCCGGTTGCCACTTCAACGCCAACCAGTCAACCTAAGCGACGCCAGTTTACCCGTCGCGATCGGCGAGATCAGAACTCCAGCAAGGTTGAGAAGCCGGAAATTATCACTTTGACAGGGGGCGTTACCGTCCAAGAATTGGCTCAAATGATGGCGGTTTCCGATACTGAAATCATTCGGAACCTCTTCATGAAGGGAATTGCGGCAACGGTGACCCAAACCCTCGATGTGTCGACAGCAACGATGGTCGCCGAAGAGATGGGTGTCTTGGTGGATCAGGCCGAGAAGGAATCGGAAGCCAAGAAAGTAATCGAAATGATCTCCGAGGAAGATCTGGAGAATCTCCAGCGCCGTCCGCCGGTGGTCACCATTATGGGTCACGTCGATCACGGGAAAACAACACTGCTCGATTCGATTCGCAAGACCAAAGTGGCAGCGGGCGAAGCGGGCGGGATTACCCAGCACATTGGGGCTTACCACGTCGATGTGGAACACAATGGCGAAATGCAGCAGGTCGTCTTCCTGGATACCCCCGGTCACGAAGCCTTTACCGCAATGCGGGCACGGGGCGCACGGGTGACGGACGTGGCAATCCTGGTGGTAGCCGCCGATGATGGGGTGCGTCCGCAGACAATTGAAGCAATCAGCCACGCGAAAGCCGCAGGTGTGCCGATCGTGGTTGCGATCAACAAGGTCGATAAGGAAGAAGCCCAACCCGATCGGGTGAAGCAAGAACTCACCGAGTTTGAGCTGGTACCGGAAGAGTGGGGCGGCAGCACCGTCATGGTACCTGTGAGTGCAATGACAGGGCAAAACTTGGATACCCTTCTGGAAATGATTCTCCTGGTATCCGAGGTCGAGGATCTCCATGCCAACCCGAATCGCCTTGCGAAGGGTACCGTCATTGAAGCCAACCTCGACAAGGCGAAGGGCCCGGTTGCAACCCTTCTGGTACAAAATGGCACCTTACATGTGGGCGATATTATCGTCGCAGGCTCCGCACTGGGTAAAGTGCGCGCCATGGTGGACGATCGGGGTCGTCGCGTCAAGGAAGCCAGCCCATCCTTTGCCGTAGAAGTTCTGGGCTTAGGTGACGTACCCGCCGCTGGGGACGAATTTGAAGTCTATAAGGACGAAAAAGAAGCCCGCGCTGTCGCAGATAGCCGTGCGGAAGCGAAACGTCAGTCGCGCTTGATGGCGGCAATGTCCTCCCGTCGGGTCAGCTTGAATACCTTGTCCAGCAAGGCTCAAGAGGGTGAACTCAAGGAACTCAACATTGTCATGAAGGCGGACGTTCAAGGGTCTGTCGAAGCCATTTTGGGATCCCTGAAGCAGTTGCCCCAGAACGAAGTGCAAGTCCGGGTTCTGTTTGCAGCCCCTGGGGAAATTTCCGAAACAGATGTGGACTTGGCTGCCGCATCGGAAGCGGTTCTGATTGGCTTCAACACCACACTGGCAACGGGGGCTCGTCAAGCCGCCGATCGGGCCGGGGTCGATGTCCGGGAGTACAACATCATCTACAACTTGCTGGATGATATCCAAGCTGCCATGGAAGGTCTGCTGGAGCCAGAACTGGTGGAAGAACCGCTGGGTCAAGTGGAAGTCCGGGCCGTCTTCCCAGTGGGCAAGGGCGCTGTGGCGGGTTGCTACATTCAGTCCGGTAAAGCGATTCGGAACTGTAAGATTCGCGTTAAGCGGCGCGGCAACCTGATCTTCGAAGGTAACCTGGACTCCCTGAAACGGATGAAGGAAGATACCAAAGAAGTCAATGCTGGGTATGAGTGCGGGATCGGGATTGACAACTTCAATGCCTGGGAAGAGGGCGATATTATCGAAACCTTCCGCATGGTCACGAAGCGCCGTACCTTGACGCCTTCTCGCTAG
- a CDS encoding YlxR family protein, protein MEPNYRRCVSCRKIAPKTDFWRVVRTFPDQAVQVDGGMGRSAYLCPNATCLRDAERKDRLGRSLKVPISKTIYQTLWSRLTEVSTLSN, encoded by the coding sequence ATGGAACCCAACTACCGTCGATGTGTGAGTTGTCGGAAAATTGCTCCCAAAACTGATTTTTGGCGGGTTGTTCGCACATTTCCCGATCAAGCCGTGCAAGTGGATGGGGGGATGGGCCGATCGGCCTATCTCTGCCCCAATGCAACTTGCTTGCGGGATGCGGAACGCAAGGATCGCCTAGGTCGATCCTTGAAGGTACCGATCTCAAAAACGATCTATCAAACCCTCTGGAGCCGTCTTACCGAAGTCTCAACCCTCTCAAACTAG
- the nusA gene encoding transcription termination factor NusA, with protein MSSIPLPGLKEMIDGISRERNLPKVAVQEALREALMKGYERFRRTQKMDAFDEEYFNRFEVELDIDEESFRVLATKTIVAEVTNTDHQIGLSEVQDAGLQEAREGEEVLVDVTPDQGEFGRMAAIQTKQVLAQKLRDQQRKLIQEEFQELENTILQARVLRFERQSVIMAVNSGFGQPEVEAELLKRDQLPNDNYRANATFKVYLKKVSEGAHRGPQLLVSRADAGLVVYLFENEVPEIQDDVVRIVAVAREANPPSRFVGPRTKIAVDTLERDVDPVGACIGARGSRIQAVVNELRGEKIDVIRWSPDPATYIANALSPARVDEVRLMDPEGRQAHVLVAEDQLSLAIGKEGQNVRLAARLTGWKIDIKDGAKYDRAAEDAKIAVELKQRADAAAAAAAEEEADEEDFEEEPLEEVTAGADREAEQPETDEQADSAEE; from the coding sequence ATGTCAAGTATTCCTCTGCCCGGTCTGAAAGAAATGATTGATGGCATCAGCCGAGAGCGGAACTTACCCAAGGTGGCCGTGCAGGAAGCTCTGCGCGAAGCCTTAATGAAAGGGTATGAGCGGTTTCGACGGACCCAGAAAATGGATGCTTTCGACGAAGAATATTTCAATCGCTTTGAAGTAGAGCTAGACATCGATGAAGAAAGTTTCCGGGTGCTAGCCACAAAAACGATCGTTGCGGAAGTGACCAATACGGATCATCAAATCGGCCTCTCGGAAGTCCAAGATGCGGGGCTGCAAGAAGCGAGGGAAGGAGAAGAGGTGCTGGTGGATGTGACGCCCGACCAAGGGGAATTTGGTCGGATGGCCGCGATCCAGACAAAGCAAGTCTTGGCACAAAAGCTACGGGATCAGCAGCGTAAATTGATTCAGGAAGAATTCCAGGAACTGGAAAATACCATCCTGCAAGCCAGGGTACTCCGATTTGAGCGTCAGTCGGTCATCATGGCGGTCAACAGTGGCTTTGGCCAGCCGGAAGTCGAAGCTGAGTTACTGAAGCGGGATCAATTACCGAATGACAATTACCGGGCCAATGCCACCTTTAAGGTCTATTTGAAAAAAGTGAGTGAGGGAGCCCACCGGGGCCCCCAGCTTTTGGTATCCCGTGCGGATGCGGGTCTCGTGGTTTATTTGTTCGAAAATGAAGTCCCAGAAATTCAAGACGATGTCGTCCGCATCGTTGCCGTCGCGCGGGAAGCCAATCCCCCCTCTCGGTTTGTCGGCCCCCGAACCAAAATTGCGGTAGATACCCTAGAGCGCGATGTTGATCCCGTAGGTGCTTGCATCGGTGCGCGGGGTTCTCGGATCCAAGCTGTTGTGAACGAACTACGCGGCGAAAAAATTGATGTGATCCGCTGGTCCCCCGATCCTGCCACCTATATTGCCAATGCGCTCAGTCCTGCTCGGGTCGATGAAGTTCGTCTAATGGATCCCGAAGGTCGTCAAGCCCATGTTCTAGTGGCTGAAGATCAGCTGAGCCTCGCGATCGGCAAAGAGGGCCAAAACGTTCGATTAGCCGCTCGCCTCACAGGTTGGAAAATCGACATCAAAGATGGGGCGAAGTACGATCGAGCGGCTGAAGATGCCAAAATTGCGGTCGAACTGAAGCAACGGGCTGACGCGGCGGCAGCGGCAGCAGCTGAAGAGGAAGCCGATGAGGAAGATTTCGAAGAAGAACCCCTAGAAGAAGTCACCGCTGGGGCCGATCGGGAGGCCGAACAACCGGAAACCGACGAGCAAGCAGATAGTGCAGAGGAATAA
- the rimP gene encoding ribosome maturation factor RimP: MTHPLIPQVIDLAAPVAAELGLEVVSAVFRTNQTPPVLRVDVRNLQQDTGLDDCERMSRAFEAVLDEVGIIPDAYVLEVSSPGISRVLKTDREFISFKGFPVIVTLDGPLDGKAEWVGNLVGRDDGFVYLNQKGRTMNLPRDRVTQVQLDERKKR; this comes from the coding sequence ATGACCCATCCTCTCATCCCTCAAGTAATCGACCTTGCTGCACCCGTTGCCGCTGAACTCGGGTTAGAAGTGGTCTCAGCGGTATTCCGGACAAACCAAACCCCACCAGTGCTGCGGGTGGATGTGCGAAATCTGCAACAAGATACGGGCTTAGACGATTGTGAGCGCATGAGTCGCGCGTTTGAGGCAGTTCTTGATGAGGTGGGCATTATTCCCGATGCCTATGTTTTAGAAGTTTCTAGTCCTGGAATTTCTCGGGTACTGAAGACCGATCGTGAATTTATCTCTTTTAAAGGCTTTCCTGTCATAGTCACCCTAGATGGCCCGTTAGATGGCAAAGCCGAATGGGTGGGTAACTTAGTGGGACGAGATGACGGGTTTGTTTACCTGAATCAAAAGGGCCGCACGATGAACTTGCCGCGCGATCGGGTCACCCAGGTGCAACTGGATGAGCGGAAGAAACGCTAG
- the rpmI gene encoding 50S ribosomal protein L35: MPKLKSRKSAARRFKASGSGKILRRKTSRAHLLEHKSPSRKRRLAGMTVVNERDAENVRKMLPYL; encoded by the coding sequence ATGCCTAAGCTGAAATCACGGAAATCTGCGGCTCGGCGCTTTAAAGCCAGCGGCAGTGGCAAGATTCTGCGTCGCAAGACCTCGCGCGCCCACTTATTGGAACACAAGAGCCCCAGCCGCAAGCGTCGTCTTGCTGGTATGACGGTTGTGAATGAGCGGGATGCCGAAAACGTTCGGAAGATGCTGCCCTACCTCTAA
- the rplT gene encoding 50S ribosomal protein L20, with protein MARVKRGNVARKRRKKILKLAKGFRGSHSRLFRTANQQVMKALRNAYRDRRKKKRDFRRLWIARINAAARMHGISYSQLIGKLKKADIQINRKMLAQLAVLDPAGFAQVVELAKNAS; from the coding sequence ATGGCACGTGTAAAACGCGGGAATGTTGCCCGCAAGCGTCGTAAGAAGATTTTAAAGCTGGCCAAGGGCTTCCGGGGTTCTCACTCTCGGCTGTTCCGGACTGCTAACCAGCAAGTCATGAAGGCATTGCGCAATGCCTACCGCGATCGTCGTAAGAAAAAGCGCGACTTCCGTCGTCTGTGGATTGCCCGGATTAACGCCGCAGCTCGGATGCATGGAATTAGCTACAGCCAACTGATCGGTAAGCTGAAGAAGGCTGATATCCAAATCAACCGCAAAATGCTGGCTCAACTAGCTGTTCTGGATCCCGCAGGATTTGCCCAAGTGGTTGAACTTGCGAAGAACGCTAGCTAG
- a CDS encoding transporter substrate-binding domain-containing protein: protein MMGTTLRVTIAALAGLMGANVVIGPTWAADWPTIQKRGYLKVAVADNAFPLAFRDEAGQLQGFEVDLARQLAQALLGKSEAVRFQVVRSRDRLQAVMDDRADLAIAQVTATASRRRVVEFSPPYYYNRTVLLTNQPDLSRLPQSTSLSIGVLPQSSAIALLKAQFPQSVVVELPSYAVGQDQLASGKIAVMALDFTTALAWLRQSPRDRILPDPLGRYPLGIAMPRGLQFAEFRNRVNQALQNLKQQGWVGDRLRHWGLEDPLSVTTIR, encoded by the coding sequence ATGATGGGAACAACCTTACGGGTTACGATCGCGGCTCTTGCTGGCCTGATGGGGGCTAATGTTGTGATCGGCCCTACCTGGGCTGCGGATTGGCCCACCATTCAAAAACGAGGCTACTTGAAGGTTGCGGTGGCGGACAACGCGTTTCCCCTGGCCTTTCGGGATGAGGCAGGGCAGCTCCAAGGGTTTGAAGTTGACCTAGCTCGACAGTTGGCCCAGGCGCTTTTGGGGAAATCGGAGGCTGTGCGATTTCAAGTGGTGCGATCGCGCGATCGCTTGCAAGCGGTCATGGACGATCGAGCTGATCTGGCGATCGCCCAAGTCACCGCAACGGCTTCGCGGCGGCGTGTGGTTGAGTTCAGCCCCCCCTACTACTACAACCGCACAGTTCTGTTGACGAATCAGCCCGATCTTTCCCGACTGCCCCAATCTACGAGTCTTTCCATTGGCGTTCTGCCCCAATCCAGTGCGATCGCCCTGCTCAAAGCCCAGTTTCCCCAGTCCGTTGTCGTCGAACTGCCCTCCTATGCCGTGGGCCAAGACCAGTTAGCCTCCGGCAAAATTGCTGTGATGGCCTTGGATTTCACAACCGCCCTGGCTTGGCTGCGGCAATCTCCCCGCGATCGAATTCTGCCCGACCCCCTTGGTCGGTATCCCCTAGGCATTGCTATGCCCCGAGGGCTACAATTTGCCGAATTCCGTAATCGGGTCAATCAAGCGCTCCAGAACCTTAAACAGCAGGGGTGGGTGGGCGATCGGCTACGCCATTGGGGGCTCGAAGATCCGTTAAGCGTTACAACGATCCGTTAA
- a CDS encoding tetratricopeptide repeat protein: protein MQDNLPIFYISILLVILVVAGVFVLLQVIKTRKLEKALSRLQSKLAQGKGTAQEHYELGSIYLDKRLFAQAVTQLQKAIKANQLEGQDLAAVCNALGYAYFAQEQYDLSIRTYKDALKAYEEYPTAWNNLGHAYERKNLDNKALEAYEQALTYEPKNETAQRRLTSLKKRMVPSA, encoded by the coding sequence ATGCAGGATAACTTACCTATTTTTTACATCAGCATTTTGCTTGTCATCCTGGTGGTGGCGGGCGTGTTCGTGTTACTTCAGGTCATCAAAACACGCAAACTCGAAAAAGCCTTGTCCCGTTTGCAAAGCAAATTAGCCCAAGGCAAGGGAACGGCTCAAGAGCACTACGAACTCGGAAGTATTTATCTCGATAAGCGATTATTTGCCCAGGCGGTAACCCAGCTCCAAAAGGCAATTAAAGCCAATCAGCTAGAAGGCCAAGACCTTGCTGCTGTCTGTAATGCCTTGGGATATGCCTACTTTGCTCAGGAACAATACGATTTGTCTATCCGCACCTATAAGGATGCGCTGAAGGCCTATGAGGAATATCCCACGGCCTGGAATAACCTAGGCCACGCCTACGAGCGCAAAAACTTGGATAACAAAGCGCTGGAAGCCTACGAGCAAGCGTTAACCTACGAGCCCAAGAATGAGACTGCTCAGCGGCGTTTGACTTCGCTGAAGAAACGGATGGTACCCTCTGCCTAA